A stretch of DNA from Methanoculleus sp. SDB:
TCCCGTCTCCTTTCAAGCACGCTTGACATGGTGATCCCGGATGAACAGCACATCTGAGATGATAGCACTCGCCGTTTCAGAAGAACCGGCGCCTTTTCCGATGAGTGTGACTTTTCCCGCCATGTCGGTGTCGATCATGACGGCGTTTAAGGTATCGGAGACGACAAGGGGATGGCTCTTGGGGATGATCCGGGGGGCCACCCGGAGGATATCTTTTTCAGGAACGATCTCTCCGATAAGACGAATCGTGCAGTCCTGCCCTTCGGCAAGTTCAAGCGCATCCGATGTGATGGCGTCGATGCCGGTAATGTCCACGTCGTCAAGTGTCGTGGAGAGGCCCCAGACGGTATTTGCGAGGATGACGAGCTTGATGGCAGCATCAATTCCCTTCACGTCGTAGGTCGGATCCGCCTCGGCATAGCCCAGTTCGCGGGCTTCGAGGAGTGCCTGCTGGTAGGTGAGGCGTTCGTCGGCCATCCGGGTAAGGATGTAATTGCAGGTGCCGTTGAGAACGCCGGAGATGCCCCGGATATCGTTTCCGGCGAGGCCGTTTTCGAGGGCATGCATGATGGGTATCGCCCCGCATACCGTCGCTTCATACCTGAGCTGGACGTCGTGTTCACTGGCAAGCGTCCTGAGGGTATGGTATGCACACGCGATTGGCCCCTTGTTGGAGGTGACCACGTGCTTTCCCCGCCGGAGTGCCGCCGTGATATGCCCCAGTGCCGGTTCCCCCGTGCGGGCATCGGTCGGTGTCACCTCTATGAGCAGGTCGTAGTCCGCGGTGGTGATGATATCCATTGCCGAGATGCCCTCTTCTCCGCACCTGCCGGTTTCACGCTTCCTTTCAAGGAGCGCCCGCACATCAATGCCTGCAGGTTCAACAATCCCGCTTTGTGAGTCGGCAACACCGCTGATGCTCAGACCGAGGTTTTTCTTCGCGATGGCTTCGGCGATGCCCTTTCCAACAGATCCGAATCCGATGAGGGCGATTTTCATAGGTGATCCTCCATGGTCTCTATGATAAGAAGCTGCTTCTGCCCGGCCACGTCCCGAAGGATGTCGAGGGCCCGCTCCATATCTCTCCCGCTGGCTGATTTTATCGTGATTTTTGCCGACGAAGGCTCGCTGATGGCAGGCATGACCATATGCAGTTCGGCCACTTCCGCAAAGCCGGTCGAATCAATCCTGTCGACCGTGTCGGTGAGATCCGTGTGCATGAGATGTCCGATGAGGATGACGGAATGGCGGATAAGCAGGCGCTCTTCTCCGATTCGGAGGATATTTACGCCCTTGGAACGGATTAGTCCGATGAGTTTGTCAAGGTTTTTTTCCGGCAGTTCAAGCATGATCTGCACATCGATGGTGTCCGAAAGATGCTTCGGATCATGCTGGTGTATGACGGCGATGATATTGCCGCCCACGTCTGAGATCGGCGTCAGTGCAGCCACGAGCTGTCCGGGTGCATCCTTCATTTCGAGTTTCATCGATATCTGCATCACAGCCACCTGACAAGAGATTGAACGGCGGTACTGATAAGCCTTCTATACATTCCTGCCGGGGTTTGGGATGTTCGTTGCCCGACCACTATGTTCTTGCCGCATTACCACCAATTCCAGAGAAAGAATCCGGTCGCGGTCTGACGGCTCGAGTGCCGGGCTAAAATATCCGGGAGCGTACGAATGGCGGATAAGAAAACAAGAATTATCGCATGCGGAAATCCCCTGATGGGAAACGACGGCGTCGGCCCTGCCGTGCTGGACTGCC
This window harbors:
- a CDS encoding homoserine dehydrogenase (catalyzes the formation of L-aspartate 4-semialdehyde from L-homoserine), producing the protein MKIALIGFGSVGKGIAEAIAKKNLGLSISGVADSQSGIVEPAGIDVRALLERKRETGRCGEEGISAMDIITTADYDLLIEVTPTDARTGEPALGHITAALRRGKHVVTSNKGPIACAYHTLRTLASEHDVQLRYEATVCGAIPIMHALENGLAGNDIRGISGVLNGTCNYILTRMADERLTYQQALLEARELGYAEADPTYDVKGIDAAIKLVILANTVWGLSTTLDDVDITGIDAITSDALELAEGQDCTIRLIGEIVPEKDILRVAPRIIPKSHPLVVSDTLNAVMIDTDMAGKVTLIGKGAGSSETASAIISDVLFIRDHHVKRA
- a CDS encoding amino acid-binding protein, with translation MKLEMKDAPGQLVAALTPISDVGGNIIAVIHQHDPKHLSDTIDVQIMLELPEKNLDKLIGLIRSKGVNILRIGEERLLIRHSVILIGHLMHTDLTDTVDRIDSTGFAEVAELHMVMPAISEPSSAKITIKSASGRDMERALDILRDVAGQKQLLIIETMEDHL